A region of Bacillus cabrialesii DNA encodes the following proteins:
- the sndB gene encoding N-acetyl-sulfur-metabolite deacetylase SndB, which produces MADKTFHNRLINMRRDLHEHPELSFQEVETTRKIRRWLEEERIEILDVPQLETGVIAEIKGQEDGPVIAIRADIDALPIQEQTNLPFASKVGGTMHACGHDFHTASIIGTAILLNQRRAELKGTVRFIFQPAEEIAAGARKVIEAGVLDGVSAIFGMHNKPDLPVGTIGVKEGPLMASVDRFEIVVKGKGGHAGIPNNSIDPIAAAGQIISGLQSVVSRNISSLQNAVVSITRVQAGTSWNVIPDQAEMEGTVRTFQNEARQAVPEHMKRVAEGIAAGYGAKAEFKWFPYLPSVQNDGAFLNAASEAAARLGYQTVHAEQSPGGEDFALYQEKIPGFFVWMGTNGTEEWHHPAFTLDEEALTVASQYFAELAVLVLETIK; this is translated from the coding sequence ATGGCCGACAAGACGTTCCATAACCGTTTAATCAATATGCGGCGTGATCTTCATGAACATCCTGAACTGTCATTTCAAGAGGTTGAAACGACGAGAAAAATCCGCCGCTGGCTTGAGGAAGAGCGTATCGAAATTCTTGACGTTCCTCAATTGGAAACAGGCGTGATCGCGGAAATCAAAGGGCAGGAAGACGGGCCAGTGATCGCGATACGAGCGGACATTGACGCGCTCCCGATTCAAGAACAGACGAATCTGCCGTTTGCATCTAAGGTTGGCGGCACGATGCATGCGTGCGGACACGATTTTCATACAGCATCCATTATCGGCACGGCCATTTTGCTGAACCAAAGACGGGCTGAGCTGAAAGGTACAGTCCGCTTTATCTTTCAGCCGGCGGAAGAAATTGCCGCTGGAGCAAGAAAGGTCATAGAAGCCGGTGTGCTTGATGGCGTTTCCGCCATTTTCGGCATGCACAATAAGCCGGATCTGCCTGTCGGGACCATTGGTGTCAAGGAAGGTCCGCTCATGGCAAGTGTTGACCGATTTGAGATCGTCGTCAAAGGGAAAGGCGGACATGCCGGCATCCCGAATAACAGTATTGATCCAATCGCTGCCGCAGGTCAAATCATCAGCGGCCTGCAATCTGTGGTCAGCCGCAACATCAGCTCACTGCAAAACGCGGTTGTCAGTATTACAAGAGTTCAAGCGGGCACTTCATGGAACGTGATTCCCGATCAGGCTGAAATGGAGGGCACCGTTCGAACCTTTCAAAATGAAGCAAGGCAGGCTGTTCCGGAACATATGAAACGGGTGGCTGAAGGAATTGCCGCGGGCTACGGGGCAAAAGCGGAATTCAAGTGGTTTCCTTATTTGCCTTCCGTTCAGAATGACGGCGCGTTTTTGAACGCGGCATCAGAAGCTGCGGCGCGGCTTGGCTATCAAACTGTTCACGCTGAGCAGTCTCCTGGCGGCGAAGACTTCGCTCTGTATCAAGAGAAGATCCCTGGATTTTTTGTCTGGATGGGAACGAACGGCACAGAGGAGTGGCATCATCCGGCCTTTACATTGGATGAAGAAGCGCTGACGGTTGCCTCT